One Brevibacillus choshinensis genomic window carries:
- a CDS encoding acyl-CoA dehydrogenase, translated as MNFDLNQEQLMLKKMIREFADEVVAPGADERDKTKQFPVDVFKQMAELNLMGLPFSEEYGGAGADTTSFAIVTEELSRACGSTGITYSAHISLGGAPLSLFGTEEQKRTYLSKVCSGESFGAFGLTEPNAGSDAGGTRTTALLDGNEWVLNGSKCFITNASYASFLALTAVTDKEKGARGITAFIVPTDAPGFTVLANYEKLGLHSSNTTELVLEDVRIPEENVLGKTGEGFKQFLITLDGGRIGIGAMAVGIAQAAYDKALQYAKQRTAFGNSLSQFQAIQHKLADMAMQIELARNMVYKAAWLKDNGRKFTKEAAMAKLYASEVAMSATHQAIQIHGGYGYMREYQVERFFRDARLLEIGEGTSEILRNVIAREIGC; from the coding sequence ATGAATTTTGATTTGAACCAGGAACAGCTCATGCTGAAAAAAATGATTCGGGAATTTGCCGATGAAGTCGTGGCGCCAGGGGCAGATGAGCGTGACAAGACCAAGCAATTTCCGGTAGATGTGTTTAAGCAAATGGCTGAATTGAATTTGATGGGTCTGCCTTTTTCCGAGGAGTACGGTGGAGCTGGCGCAGACACCACGAGCTTTGCGATCGTCACGGAAGAGCTGAGTCGCGCATGCGGCTCGACGGGGATCACGTACTCTGCGCACATTTCTTTGGGCGGAGCGCCGCTCTCCCTGTTCGGAACGGAGGAGCAGAAGCGCACGTATTTGTCCAAGGTCTGCTCGGGTGAGAGCTTTGGCGCCTTCGGTTTGACCGAACCAAATGCGGGTTCAGATGCAGGCGGCACTAGAACCACCGCTTTGCTCGACGGGAACGAATGGGTTCTGAATGGATCGAAATGCTTCATTACCAATGCTTCGTACGCATCCTTTCTCGCTTTGACAGCAGTAACGGATAAGGAAAAGGGAGCGCGCGGAATCACGGCGTTTATCGTGCCGACGGACGCACCTGGCTTTACCGTTTTGGCGAATTACGAGAAGCTGGGCCTGCACAGCTCCAATACAACAGAGCTGGTGCTTGAGGACGTCAGAATCCCGGAAGAAAACGTGCTCGGCAAAACGGGTGAAGGCTTCAAGCAATTCTTGATCACACTTGACGGCGGCCGTATCGGCATTGGCGCAATGGCAGTGGGGATTGCTCAAGCCGCTTACGACAAAGCTTTGCAATACGCGAAGCAACGGACGGCATTCGGGAATTCCCTCAGCCAATTTCAGGCGATCCAGCACAAGCTGGCGGATATGGCGATGCAGATCGAGCTGGCACGGAATATGGTGTACAAGGCAGCCTGGCTCAAAGACAACGGCCGCAAGTTTACGAAGGAAGCAGCAATGGCGAAGCTGTACGCTTCAGAGGTCGCGATGTCGGCTACTCATCAGGCGATCCAGATTCACGGCGGGTACGGCTATATGCGCGAGTATCAGGTAGAGCGTTTTTTCCGCGATGCCCGCTTGCTGGAAATCGGAGAAGGCACATCAGAAATTTTGCGAAATGTCATCGCTCGCGAAATCGGCTGTTAA
- a CDS encoding tRNA (adenine(22)-N(1))-methyltransferase → MTFVTISKRLETIASYCPQGARVADIGSDHALLASYLLLKGIASHVIAGELNEGPYQAALKQIHTLQARDRASVRKGDGLAVLQPREVDVVCIAGMGGQLIASILEAGIDKLDGVKRLVLQPNVGEEVVRRWFMDHGWELIAETILEEDGILYEILVAERGNPVRPYENKERTKEELLRMGPFLWEQKHPALILKWLNEREKWEKVLAQLSRSDKPEAAQRVREIKAEVEWIDEVIACLRTDKP, encoded by the coding sequence ATGACATTTGTTACAATTTCGAAGCGTCTGGAGACAATTGCCAGCTATTGCCCACAGGGAGCCCGCGTCGCCGACATCGGGTCGGATCATGCGTTATTGGCTTCTTATTTACTTTTAAAGGGGATTGCGTCGCACGTCATTGCAGGCGAGCTCAACGAAGGACCGTATCAAGCGGCTCTGAAGCAAATACATACCTTGCAAGCGCGAGATCGAGCTTCGGTACGAAAAGGAGACGGATTGGCCGTCCTGCAGCCTCGGGAAGTCGATGTGGTCTGCATCGCGGGGATGGGCGGACAACTGATTGCTTCTATTTTGGAAGCGGGAATCGACAAACTGGACGGAGTAAAGCGCCTCGTCCTGCAGCCAAACGTAGGTGAAGAGGTGGTTCGGCGTTGGTTCATGGATCACGGCTGGGAGCTGATTGCGGAGACCATTTTGGAAGAGGACGGGATTCTCTACGAAATACTGGTTGCTGAGCGAGGGAACCCTGTACGGCCATATGAAAACAAGGAGCGAACAAAGGAAGAGCTCCTCCGAATGGGTCCCTTCCTCTGGGAGCAGAAGCATCCTGCACTGATACTGAAATGGCTGAATGAACGGGAAAAGTGGGAAAAAGTGCTCGCGCAGCTGAGTCGCTCGGACAAGCCGGAAGCAGCGCAGCGAGTCCGAGAAATCAAAGCAGAAGTCGAATGGATAGATGAGGTGATTGCATGTTTGCGCACGGACAAACCGTAA
- a CDS encoding Nif3-like dinuclear metal center hexameric protein: MFAHGQTVIQYVERLAPKSLAMEGDKIGLHVGTLQKQVKKVMIALDVLESVVDEAIAEGVDLIVAHHAVIYRPLKNIRTDLAAGRVFEKLIKHDIAVYTAHTNLDVAVGGMNDWLAEAIGLTKVDVLDVLQRDAWKKLVVFVPVSHRDAVFQALCEAGAGSVGNYSHCSFQTEGTGTFLPGDGTNPFIGAAGKLEKVEEVRLEMVVPASRQSAVVKAMLQAHPYEEVAYDLIPLEQSGQAFGIGRIGHLPEPMTLRELSELVKERFSLKGLRVVGDLEAQVKKVAVVGGDGSSFVSKAIFKGADAYLTGDIGYHTAHDAQAEGLSIIDAGHNIEKIMKQKMAEYLIEQLKAIGYQTDVIASAVHTDPFQFV; encoded by the coding sequence ATGTTTGCGCACGGACAAACCGTAATTCAATATGTGGAACGGCTGGCTCCCAAGTCCCTCGCCATGGAGGGAGACAAAATCGGTCTTCATGTTGGGACTTTGCAAAAACAGGTTAAGAAAGTCATGATCGCACTCGATGTGTTGGAATCGGTGGTCGATGAAGCGATTGCTGAAGGAGTCGATCTGATTGTCGCGCACCATGCGGTCATTTACCGTCCGCTCAAGAACATTCGTACCGATCTGGCAGCCGGGCGGGTTTTTGAAAAGCTGATCAAGCATGACATCGCCGTATACACCGCACACACCAATCTCGATGTGGCAGTCGGGGGCATGAATGACTGGCTGGCGGAAGCAATCGGCTTGACCAAGGTCGATGTGCTGGATGTCCTGCAGCGGGATGCTTGGAAGAAGCTCGTCGTTTTCGTCCCAGTTAGCCACCGTGATGCCGTTTTCCAAGCGCTCTGTGAGGCTGGCGCTGGCTCGGTGGGGAACTACAGTCACTGCTCGTTCCAAACGGAAGGGACGGGGACGTTCTTGCCGGGTGACGGAACGAATCCGTTTATCGGGGCAGCGGGTAAGCTGGAGAAAGTGGAGGAAGTGAGACTGGAAATGGTTGTGCCAGCTTCCAGACAGTCTGCTGTCGTCAAGGCGATGCTGCAAGCCCATCCTTACGAAGAAGTGGCTTACGATCTCATTCCCCTCGAGCAATCCGGCCAGGCATTCGGCATTGGACGTATCGGGCATTTGCCTGAGCCGATGACATTGCGGGAGCTCTCTGAGCTGGTAAAAGAGCGCTTTTCTCTGAAAGGATTGCGCGTCGTCGGAGACCTGGAAGCACAGGTGAAAAAGGTTGCGGTAGTAGGCGGAGATGGCAGCTCGTTTGTTTCCAAAGCCATTTTCAAAGGGGCTGACGCATATCTGACAGGGGATATCGGTTATCATACCGCTCACGATGCCCAGGCAGAAGGGCTCTCCATTATTGACGCCGGCCACAATATCGAAAAGATCATGAAACAGAAGATGGCAGAATATCTCATCGAACAACTGAAAGCAATCGGCTACCAGACAGACGTCATTGCATCTGCTGTGCACACCGATCCGTTCCAATTTGTGTAG
- a CDS encoding tetratricopeptide repeat protein — translation MQKLLRTISCTLLAATLMTPGFASAAGGFMPYGDISKHWAKTSIIRGVQAGLFAAGSKAPLFYPNRDMTRAEFVALLDRLYNGGQYQLYPLTFLSEHAEWNRGEGFEEPYLPYKDVDRLTWMYAPTLRVSYIMERLYGPDAIQQVFPGEQMKPNQPITHEEAAKLMQMFTMTGDSQNAWGEVSDWGWIEGERTDSLKRGEAAVAADRLMTYLMQDTILPLLDFDGSKFPMVPEIQELFPLFVTYTDSKTADEETYVNAVEAIRNHEDTDETYAALSKLAGGSFSNQIGVHFYLSWNPTTPLTDNLDEAFRAIDAYFQDKIILPDTLRLLSANVYDIALQLGASDTREYDKVLTRLGDYEKKLKQDTKEWESLSIYLGALEIKAGHTDKALERYGQFASKHPEALLNSAYYLVQEGRTQEAEALIAAQKPKASDERMVQLVKLLGHEMTSIKDQSSIATDLAYTLNHLDRASSYQVKGEAFLSGFSFTYTQDVDGQRKASRTSGFYQSPQKLVSDKLETYTDGQKKIQYTYDTNRQAWDKHPTDTLDFVHEWVGSQSIRDRLANLHARYYKQSFGRYDIITEWIPGSALEEKAKSVTLGRGKIKNVPLYMNKYYIDRTSDELVMHVWRYEEIYDSKEYVAYSGTDHYNLAAKVKVFIPDEVRKEVTP, via the coding sequence GTGCAAAAACTATTACGAACGATTTCGTGTACGCTGCTGGCAGCCACACTGATGACCCCCGGTTTTGCCTCCGCGGCTGGGGGCTTCATGCCTTATGGGGATATCAGCAAGCATTGGGCCAAAACATCGATTATTCGCGGTGTTCAGGCTGGGCTTTTCGCAGCAGGAAGCAAGGCGCCTCTATTCTATCCGAATCGCGATATGACGAGAGCTGAATTCGTAGCATTACTGGATCGCTTGTACAACGGCGGACAGTATCAGCTGTATCCGCTGACCTTTCTCTCGGAGCATGCCGAGTGGAATCGCGGCGAAGGCTTTGAGGAGCCTTATCTTCCTTACAAAGACGTGGATCGGCTGACGTGGATGTACGCGCCTACCTTGCGTGTTTCCTATATCATGGAGCGGTTGTATGGTCCGGATGCGATCCAGCAAGTGTTTCCTGGGGAGCAGATGAAGCCGAACCAGCCGATCACCCATGAAGAAGCAGCCAAGCTCATGCAAATGTTCACGATGACGGGCGACAGCCAAAACGCGTGGGGAGAAGTGAGCGACTGGGGATGGATCGAGGGTGAGCGCACCGATTCTCTGAAACGGGGAGAAGCGGCCGTAGCAGCCGATCGTCTGATGACCTATCTGATGCAGGATACGATTCTGCCGCTGCTGGACTTTGATGGTTCGAAGTTTCCGATGGTTCCAGAGATTCAGGAGCTTTTTCCGCTTTTTGTGACGTATACCGATTCCAAGACGGCAGATGAAGAAACCTACGTCAATGCCGTGGAAGCCATTCGAAATCATGAAGATACGGATGAGACGTACGCTGCGCTAAGCAAACTGGCTGGAGGTTCTTTTTCCAATCAGATTGGCGTCCATTTTTATTTGAGCTGGAATCCTACCACGCCGTTGACGGACAATCTGGATGAAGCTTTTCGTGCGATCGATGCCTACTTCCAGGATAAGATCATCTTGCCGGATACTTTGCGTCTGTTGAGTGCAAATGTGTATGACATTGCTCTGCAATTAGGTGCATCCGATACGAGAGAGTACGACAAGGTATTGACCCGCCTTGGCGACTATGAGAAAAAGCTGAAGCAGGACACAAAAGAGTGGGAATCGCTGTCGATTTATTTGGGAGCGCTGGAGATCAAGGCTGGGCACACGGACAAGGCGCTGGAGCGATACGGCCAATTCGCATCCAAGCATCCGGAAGCATTGCTCAACTCCGCTTACTATTTGGTGCAGGAAGGACGTACGCAGGAAGCCGAGGCTCTCATTGCCGCGCAAAAGCCGAAAGCATCGGATGAGCGCATGGTTCAGCTCGTCAAGCTGCTCGGACATGAGATGACATCCATCAAGGATCAATCCTCCATCGCAACGGATTTGGCGTATACCTTGAACCATCTGGATCGAGCCTCGTCCTATCAAGTGAAAGGAGAGGCGTTCCTGAGCGGCTTCTCGTTTACCTACACGCAGGACGTGGATGGGCAAAGAAAGGCGAGCCGCACTTCTGGTTTTTATCAATCTCCGCAAAAGCTGGTTTCAGACAAGCTGGAGACATATACGGACGGACAGAAAAAAATTCAGTACACGTACGATACCAATAGACAAGCCTGGGACAAGCATCCTACCGATACGCTTGATTTTGTGCATGAATGGGTTGGTTCCCAGAGCATCCGGGATCGTCTCGCCAATCTCCACGCCCGCTACTACAAGCAATCATTTGGTCGCTACGACATTATTACGGAGTGGATTCCCGGATCTGCGCTTGAGGAAAAGGCGAAGAGCGTCACCCTTGGGCGCGGAAAGATTAAGAACGTTCCTCTCTATATGAATAAATACTACATTGACCGTACGAGCGACGAGCTGGTCATGCATGTTTGGCGCTATGAGGAGATCTACGATAGTAAGGAGTATGTCGCATATTCCGGCACGGATCATTACAACCTGGCAGCAAAAGTGAAAGTGTTCATCCCAGATGAAGTTCGGAAAGAGGTGACCCCATGA